A window of the Bufo gargarizans isolate SCDJY-AF-19 chromosome 1, ASM1485885v1, whole genome shotgun sequence genome harbors these coding sequences:
- the LOC122926113 gene encoding alveolar macrophage chemotactic factor-like: MRASMNVLCFLTVCLTYIALSEGMALKRAGELRCQCVKLESTEIPRRQILNFEIILKGPHCKNLEVIATVKTGKSTSQEICLDPTAPWVKRRIDRILDSSKTPSSTR; this comes from the exons ATGAGAGCAAGCATGAACGTCCTTTGTTTCCTGACTGTCTGCCTGACTTACATAGCCCTTTCAGAAG GAATGGCATTAAAGAGGGCTGGAGAGCTTAGATGTCAGTGCGTGAAATTGGAGAGCACAGAGATACCTAGAAGGCAAATCCTGAACTTTGAAATTATCCTTAAAGGGCCGCACTGCAAGAATTTGGAAGTCAT TGCCACTGTGAAAACTGGTAAATCAACTAGTCAAGAAATATGTTTAGATCCCACTGCCCCGTGGGTCAAGCGGAGGATTGACAGAATTTTGGATTC ATCCAAGACTCCATCATCTACCAGATGA